Proteins encoded within one genomic window of Flavobacterium sp. NG2:
- a CDS encoding MFS transporter, translating into MKIKGLRWWIIGLIMIITIINYLDRGTLNYMWVANIEYQLVDEIKIDSKENQAQFMAKDSTYLLVSKRGEKIVQKAALVNFKDDGQIVVNRQGIAYELGIVDKDASPEEASRQAKEQLGIITIFFMIAYGFSQLFSGKLYDRIGTRRGFVTSVLVWGLADALTSLAQGKVSLTGFRMMLGLGEAGPWPGATKSNAEWFPQKERAFAQGLFGAAASIGSILAPIVILSLYMSIGWKMTFVVVGVLGISWLVPWLIINTKGPKEHKWITEEEREYIVSNQPESKVTNEVGKTWGELLANRKNYSVILGRFFLDPIWWMFVTFLPMYLVEEFNLNIKELAFSAWVPYLGAMIGSISGGWFSGYLIRNGATVDRARKVAMLLGGAIIVPSVIASVMVPNATLAVILMAFVLGGFQFTMTNLQTLPSDLHGGKSVGSLAGLGGASAVLGTILAILFAGQISSWPLLFGLLAALVPLSLLSVFLTVGKIEQIK; encoded by the coding sequence ATGAAAATTAAAGGATTAAGATGGTGGATTATTGGATTGATTATGATCATCACAATAATTAATTACTTGGATAGAGGTACGCTCAATTATATGTGGGTAGCCAATATAGAGTATCAATTAGTGGATGAAATAAAAATTGATTCCAAAGAAAATCAAGCTCAATTTATGGCTAAAGATAGTACCTATCTGTTAGTTTCTAAAAGAGGTGAAAAAATTGTACAGAAGGCTGCGTTGGTCAATTTTAAAGATGATGGACAGATTGTTGTGAATCGTCAGGGTATTGCCTATGAATTAGGCATTGTCGATAAAGATGCTTCACCTGAAGAAGCGTCAAGACAAGCCAAAGAGCAATTGGGAATTATCACTATTTTCTTTATGATAGCTTATGGTTTTAGTCAATTATTTTCTGGGAAGTTATATGATAGAATTGGTACACGTCGTGGTTTTGTTACCTCAGTATTGGTTTGGGGTCTAGCAGATGCTCTTACGTCTTTAGCACAAGGAAAAGTTTCTTTGACAGGATTTAGAATGATGCTTGGATTAGGGGAAGCAGGTCCTTGGCCAGGTGCTACTAAGAGTAATGCCGAATGGTTTCCTCAAAAAGAAAGAGCTTTTGCACAAGGTCTTTTTGGAGCTGCAGCATCAATAGGTTCTATTCTTGCACCAATTGTTATTTTGTCTTTATACATGTCAATTGGTTGGAAAATGACATTCGTAGTTGTTGGGGTCTTGGGAATTTCTTGGTTGGTGCCTTGGTTGATTATTAATACTAAAGGACCGAAAGAACATAAGTGGATTACTGAAGAAGAACGTGAATATATTGTAAGCAATCAACCAGAGTCTAAGGTGACTAACGAAGTTGGAAAAACATGGGGTGAGCTTCTTGCAAATAGAAAAAATTACTCTGTAATTCTAGGACGTTTTTTCCTAGATCCTATTTGGTGGATGTTTGTTACGTTTCTTCCAATGTATTTAGTAGAAGAATTTAACTTGAACATTAAAGAGTTGGCCTTTTCAGCTTGGGTACCTTATTTAGGCGCGATGATTGGTAGTATTTCTGGTGGTTGGTTCTCTGGTTATTTAATACGTAACGGAGCAACAGTTGATAGAGCAAGAAAAGTAGCCATGTTGTTAGGTGGTGCTATTATTGTTCCGTCAGTAATTGCATCGGTGATGGTTCCAAATGCTACTTTGGCTGTAATATTAATGGCTTTCGTACTAGGTGGTTTTCAGTTTACAATGACAAATCTTCAAACCTTACCAAGTGACTTACACGGTGGAAAATCAGTTGGTTCGTTAGCAGGTTTAGGAGGTGCATCAGCAGTATTAGGAACTATATTGGCAATTTTATTTGCTGGTCAGATTTCTAGTTGGCCTTTATTGTTTGGATTGTTAGCGGCTTTAGTACCGTTGTCATTATTGTCTGTTTTCTTGACAGTAGGCAAAATTGAACAAATAAAATAA
- a CDS encoding FadR/GntR family transcriptional regulator — protein sequence MKLEVVTRKDNKESLNSIIAKIREYINYKNLEPQDKLPSERMLSEKFGVSRSSVREAIQKLEFYGILKSIPQSGTFVADIGIIAINGIIDDILRLGGSDFKSLVETRILIELKTVRLAATRRTEEDLVQIKAALDAYSEKALKGEDAVQEDLIFHLAIARASGNSTMNNMMLIIIPEILINFEKYHVCEKSSDETAKRIKEHTAIYEAIIAQDTQLAKQKMKEHFKALYEYCYNV from the coding sequence ATGAAATTAGAAGTAGTCACAAGAAAAGATAATAAAGAATCCTTAAATTCAATAATCGCTAAGATTAGAGAATATATCAATTATAAGAATCTCGAACCACAAGACAAATTACCTTCAGAGCGTATGTTGTCTGAAAAGTTTGGCGTGAGTAGAAGCAGTGTACGTGAAGCTATCCAAAAATTGGAGTTTTATGGAATATTGAAATCTATTCCTCAAAGCGGAACTTTTGTGGCTGATATCGGGATTATAGCTATTAACGGAATAATAGATGATATTTTGAGATTAGGAGGATCCGATTTTAAATCGTTAGTTGAAACAAGAATTTTAATAGAATTGAAAACAGTTCGGTTAGCTGCGACTAGAAGAACTGAAGAAGATTTAGTTCAGATAAAAGCTGCTCTTGATGCCTATTCAGAAAAGGCTTTAAAAGGAGAAGATGCAGTGCAAGAAGATTTAATTTTTCATCTAGCAATTGCTAGGGCTAGTGGGAATAGTACCATGAATAATATGATGTTGATTATTATACCAGAAATTTTAATCAATTTTGAAAAGTATCATGTGTGTGAAAAAAGTAGTGATGAAACGGCTAAAAGAATAAAGGAGCATACTGCTATTTATGAAGCTATTATTGCTCAAGACACACAATTGGCAAAACAAAAAATGAAGGAGCATTTTAAAGCACTATATGAATATTGCTATAATGTTTAA
- a CDS encoding polysaccharide lyase family 7 protein encodes MDLNFSKTAVLVMCAVVAIGYSQDKKSKKKTANIDLSHWTVTVPEEDPNKPGKPIQLGYPEILDYNNIEGVKKYMYDDPKDKSIVFYAYPSGTSTANSHYSRSELRETMVVGDNNVNWTFAQGGYFKGTYAIEDISKEPDGKYSRVIIAQIHGRLTNEQRQLIGQKDNNAAPILKIYWDKGKIRVKTKVLKDLNAEYKDMLSDHAWGDDEGRNFKEKVDFNKFTLEIKVSDGRLEVVLNGTESFVYDDIHIKKWGVFENYFKAGNYFQSKTPGTFAKVKIYSLEATH; translated from the coding sequence ATGGATTTAAATTTTTCAAAAACAGCTGTCCTTGTAATGTGTGCTGTAGTTGCTATCGGTTATAGTCAAGATAAAAAGTCTAAAAAGAAAACCGCTAATATTGATTTATCACATTGGACGGTAACCGTTCCTGAGGAAGATCCTAATAAGCCTGGAAAGCCAATACAGTTAGGGTATCCAGAGATTTTGGATTACAATAACATTGAGGGGGTGAAGAAGTATATGTATGATGATCCAAAAGATAAGTCAATCGTTTTTTATGCTTATCCATCGGGAACTTCAACGGCTAACAGTCATTATTCAAGGTCAGAGCTAAGAGAAACGATGGTTGTAGGAGATAACAATGTAAATTGGACATTTGCTCAAGGTGGATATTTTAAAGGGACTTATGCTATTGAAGATATTTCAAAAGAACCAGATGGGAAGTACAGTCGTGTAATTATTGCCCAAATTCACGGAAGATTGACCAATGAGCAACGTCAATTAATTGGCCAAAAAGATAATAATGCCGCACCGATTTTGAAAATTTATTGGGACAAAGGAAAGATACGTGTAAAAACAAAGGTGCTAAAAGATTTGAATGCAGAATATAAAGATATGCTTTCTGATCATGCATGGGGAGATGATGAAGGTCGAAACTTTAAAGAAAAAGTTGATTTCAACAAATTTACTTTAGAAATTAAAGTCTCTGATGGTCGTTTAGAAGTTGTTCTAAATGGTACTGAATCATTTGTTTATGATGATATCCATATAAAAAAATGGGGTGTTTTTGAGAATTATTTCAAGGCTGGGAACTATTTTCAATCAAAAACCCCTGGTACATTTGCAAAAGTTAAGATTTATTCTTTGGAAGCAACTCATTAA
- a CDS encoding heparinase II/III family protein has protein sequence MKLKINRFLKGLAVAITLFVIQNAVGQGHPSLVLTKKGVSEIRSKLGKVPLFDATLADVKAEVDAEIALGIITPIPKDFSGGYTHERHKKNFLIIQKAGVLYQILNDKKYAVYVRDMLLAYTKMYPTLPLHPQTRSYARGKLFWQALNDANWLVYTSQAYDCVYDFISASDRDKIEKDLFKPFADFISIGSPQFFDRVHNHSTWGNVGVGMIALVMNDAELLDRALNGLKENGLPPGMKDNDGGLIKKEGQKTGFLANVDEPFSPDGYYTEGPYYQRYAMYPFMVFAEALQNTKPELKIFEYKNGILIKAVYALLNLTNSAGEFFPLNDGQKGMSYYSRELVSVVDIAYLFGGKDPSLLSIAEKQGRVQLDNSGMAVALAVKKGLAKPFEKKSIDLSDGPEGKDGGVAIIRNKNKGSELTLVMKYAAQGLSHGHFDKLSFSYYNNSSEIFQDYGLARFVNIEQKGGGNYLKENTSWAKQTIAHNTIVQNEVSHFKADFETGNQFSSKKYLYDVSNPKLQIISATEANAYPGTKMHRTMVLVEDEGYEKPVLLDIFQIDSDKANQYDLPFYYGGQMMSSNFAYETPKTLEPLGKSYGYQHLWKEGVGKATAENTKISWLDNGIFYSLTSATKPNDELLFVRLGANDPNFNLRRDSGFIIRKKESQKATFVTVTESHGSYSPVTENATNAFSSVENVELIYEDADYVAVTIKNKNGKTILFIIATTNNSSTDKHQIKIGETTYTWVGTHYKTTN, from the coding sequence ATGAAATTGAAAATCAACCGTTTTCTAAAAGGATTAGCTGTTGCTATTACATTATTTGTAATTCAAAATGCAGTTGGTCAAGGGCACCCATCTTTAGTTCTAACTAAAAAAGGAGTGTCTGAAATTCGTTCGAAATTAGGTAAAGTGCCTCTTTTTGATGCTACTTTGGCAGATGTAAAGGCAGAAGTTGATGCCGAAATCGCTTTGGGAATTATTACGCCTATACCAAAAGATTTTTCAGGGGGGTACACTCATGAGCGTCACAAGAAGAACTTTTTGATTATACAAAAAGCGGGTGTTTTATATCAAATTTTAAACGATAAAAAATATGCTGTTTATGTTCGTGATATGTTATTGGCTTATACCAAAATGTATCCAACCTTACCTTTGCATCCACAAACCCGTTCCTATGCTCGTGGGAAATTGTTTTGGCAAGCTTTAAACGATGCCAATTGGTTAGTATATACGAGTCAAGCTTATGATTGTGTTTACGATTTCATTAGCGCTTCTGATCGCGATAAAATAGAAAAAGATTTGTTTAAACCTTTTGCTGATTTTATTTCTATTGGTTCCCCTCAATTTTTTGATAGGGTACATAATCACAGTACTTGGGGAAATGTTGGTGTGGGGATGATAGCACTAGTAATGAATGATGCCGAACTACTTGATCGTGCTTTAAATGGTTTAAAAGAGAATGGATTGCCGCCTGGGATGAAAGACAATGATGGTGGTTTAATTAAGAAAGAAGGACAAAAAACGGGGTTTTTAGCTAATGTTGATGAGCCTTTCTCACCAGATGGTTATTATACCGAAGGGCCGTATTATCAAAGATATGCGATGTATCCATTTATGGTTTTTGCGGAAGCATTACAAAATACCAAACCTGAATTAAAGATTTTCGAATATAAAAATGGGATTCTTATCAAAGCGGTTTATGCATTGTTAAATTTGACCAATTCAGCAGGTGAATTTTTCCCATTAAATGATGGTCAAAAAGGAATGTCATATTATTCAAGAGAATTAGTCTCGGTAGTTGATATTGCTTACTTGTTTGGAGGTAAAGATCCATCTTTATTGTCTATTGCTGAAAAACAAGGAAGAGTCCAATTAGATAATTCAGGTATGGCAGTGGCATTAGCAGTTAAAAAAGGTTTGGCTAAGCCATTTGAAAAAAAATCAATCGATTTGTCAGATGGTCCAGAGGGAAAAGATGGCGGAGTTGCTATTATTCGAAATAAAAACAAAGGAAGTGAATTGACCTTGGTAATGAAATATGCAGCCCAAGGATTAAGTCACGGACATTTTGATAAACTTTCATTCTCATATTATAACAACAGTTCAGAGATTTTTCAAGATTATGGTTTAGCACGATTTGTAAATATTGAGCAAAAAGGTGGTGGAAATTATCTGAAAGAAAATACCAGTTGGGCAAAACAGACTATTGCTCATAATACGATAGTTCAAAATGAAGTATCTCATTTTAAAGCGGATTTTGAAACTGGAAATCAATTTTCGTCTAAGAAGTATTTGTATGATGTTTCAAATCCAAAACTACAAATAATTAGTGCAACTGAAGCAAATGCTTATCCAGGGACAAAAATGCACCGTACTATGGTATTGGTTGAAGATGAAGGATATGAAAAGCCAGTTTTGTTAGATATTTTTCAAATTGATTCAGATAAAGCCAACCAATATGATTTACCTTTCTATTATGGTGGGCAAATGATGTCTTCTAATTTTGCTTATGAAACACCAAAAACATTAGAGCCGTTAGGGAAGTCTTATGGTTATCAACATCTATGGAAAGAAGGAGTAGGAAAAGCTACTGCGGAGAATACTAAAATTTCATGGTTGGATAATGGTATATTTTATTCTTTGACTTCGGCAACAAAGCCTAATGATGAATTGTTATTCGTGCGCTTAGGTGCAAATGATCCTAATTTTAATCTTCGTAGGGATTCAGGTTTTATTATTCGTAAAAAAGAAAGTCAAAAGGCTACTTTTGTAACTGTAACAGAGAGTCACGGAAGTTATAGTCCAGTAACTGAAAATGCAACTAATGCTTTTAGTTCTGTTGAAAATGTAGAATTAATTTATGAAGATGCAGATTATGTGGCTGTGACTATCAAAAATAAAAACGGAAAGACAATTTTGTTTATTATAGCAACTACAAATAATTCAAGTACTGATAAACATCAAATTAAAATAGGTGAGACAACATATACTTGGGTTGGAACACATTATAAAACAACAAATTAA